In a genomic window of Nostoc sp. UHCC 0870:
- a CDS encoding glycosyltransferase family 4 protein: MKVAYVTTYDVQNPASWSKYNGGNYGASNSIAKTLTNQDILINYLGPLQKRKSWLTRSKWLYYHHLFKKDYYSWAEPIVCQNYAHQVAEKLAHLNIDIVISPEGAIPIAYLECKQPIVLWIDTTLTELINFFPHMNNLCQETKSNIYKMEKAALEKCKLLIVTSKWAVETVVKTYGIDKSKIHVIPRGANIEIKPARTFADITELVKSRGEKICKLIYSGVDWQRKGGDIALAVAKQLNKMGLETELTIIGCQPSFEEPLPSFVKPLGYISKNQPDGLARMCKLIGDSHFLILPTKADTNPHVLVEANAFGVPCLTTNIAGIPTVIRDDINGKTFAVDAAIEEYCHYIVKYLTHYHEYEQLAMSSFNEYLYRLNWEVAGRTAKQLILELL, translated from the coding sequence ATGAAAGTTGCTTATGTTACTACTTATGATGTCCAAAATCCTGCTAGTTGGTCAAAATATAATGGCGGAAACTATGGGGCTAGTAATTCTATTGCCAAGACATTAACCAATCAAGATATTTTGATTAATTATCTAGGGCCTCTACAGAAAAGAAAATCTTGGTTAACTAGAAGTAAATGGCTATATTATCACCACTTATTTAAAAAAGATTATTATAGTTGGGCTGAACCAATTGTCTGTCAGAATTATGCCCATCAGGTAGCTGAAAAATTAGCTCATTTAAATATTGATATTGTTATTTCTCCTGAAGGAGCAATACCCATTGCTTATCTAGAATGTAAACAGCCTATAGTGCTGTGGATAGATACAACTTTAACAGAATTAATAAATTTTTTTCCTCACATGAATAATCTTTGTCAGGAGACTAAAAGTAATATTTACAAAATGGAAAAAGCTGCATTGGAAAAATGCAAATTACTTATAGTTACCTCGAAATGGGCAGTTGAAACGGTAGTTAAAACATATGGAATAGATAAATCCAAAATTCATGTGATTCCTAGAGGTGCAAATATAGAAATAAAACCAGCCAGAACATTTGCAGATATTACAGAATTAGTTAAATCAAGGGGAGAAAAAATATGTAAATTAATTTACTCTGGGGTTGATTGGCAACGCAAGGGTGGTGATATTGCTCTAGCAGTAGCTAAACAATTAAATAAAATGGGTTTAGAGACAGAGTTGACAATTATAGGCTGTCAACCTAGTTTTGAAGAACCATTACCAAGTTTTGTTAAACCATTGGGATATATTAGCAAAAATCAACCCGATGGTTTAGCTCGGATGTGTAAGTTGATTGGTGATTCTCACTTTCTGATTTTACCTACTAAAGCAGATACTAATCCCCATGTTTTAGTAGAAGCAAATGCTTTTGGTGTTCCTTGTTTAACAACGAATATAGCAGGGATACCAACTGTAATTAGGGATGATATCAATGGGAAAACTTTTGCAGTCGATGCAGCAATAGAAGAATATTGTCATTATATAGTTAAATATTTGACTCATTACCACGAATATGAACAATTAGCTATGTCGTCATTTAATGAGTATTTATATCGTCTTAACTGGGAAGTTGCTGGTCGTACAGCGAAACAGTTGATTTTAGAGCTACTCTAA
- the gloA gene encoding lactoylglutathione lyase — MRLLHTMLRVGNLEESLKFYCDVLGMKLLRRKDYPSGEFTLAFIGYGDESDTAVIELTYNWGVDKYELGNAYGHIALGVDDIYGTCEAIKNLGGKVVREPGPMKHGSTVIAFVEDPDGYKIELIQLGTQGSTVKQESTEQLVTQ, encoded by the coding sequence ATGCGCTTACTACATACAATGTTACGGGTCGGCAATCTTGAAGAGTCTTTGAAATTCTACTGTGATGTCTTGGGGATGAAGTTACTGCGGCGGAAAGATTATCCCAGTGGGGAATTTACTCTGGCGTTTATTGGTTATGGCGACGAAAGTGACACAGCAGTCATAGAACTAACCTACAACTGGGGCGTAGACAAGTACGAATTAGGCAATGCTTACGGTCATATTGCCCTTGGGGTAGATGATATCTATGGAACTTGTGAAGCGATTAAAAATCTTGGCGGTAAAGTAGTGAGAGAACCGGGGCCAATGAAACACGGTTCTACAGTGATTGCTTTTGTGGAAGATCCAGACGGATACAAAATAGAACTAATTCAACTAGGTACTCAAGGCTCAACAGTGAAACAGGAATCAACAGAACAACTTGTAACTCAGTAA
- the argC gene encoding N-acetyl-gamma-glutamyl-phosphate reductase encodes MGNFRRVPVGIVGASGYGGVQLVRLLMEHPEVELVYLGEENSTGKPFTSVYPHLVNAVKLPIEAIDPEIIARRCEVIFLSLPNGLACQITPTLLETGCKVLDLSADYRFRNLATYTSWYGNNRSDQTTAANAVYGLPELYRDRIADAQLVGCPGAYPTASLLALIPLFKQGLIVPETAIIDAKSGASSGGRQAKTHLLLAEADNSLAAYSVARHRHTPEIEQICSELAGHEVTVQFTPHLVPMVRGILATVYASLRDPGLVGDDLTTIYTAFYRNSPWVKICETGIYPHTKWASGSNICYMGLEVDPRTGRVIVMSAIDNLIKGQAGQAIQCLNIMMGWDETLGLPKLGFYP; translated from the coding sequence ATGGGTAATTTTAGACGCGTACCCGTTGGGATTGTTGGCGCGTCAGGCTATGGCGGAGTGCAACTAGTACGGTTACTAATGGAGCATCCAGAAGTCGAACTAGTTTATTTAGGTGAAGAGAACAGTACAGGTAAGCCTTTTACATCTGTTTATCCCCATCTGGTTAATGCAGTGAAATTGCCAATTGAGGCAATAGACCCAGAAATCATTGCCAGACGTTGTGAGGTAATATTTCTTTCATTGCCGAATGGTCTAGCTTGCCAAATTACACCTACATTACTAGAAACAGGATGTAAGGTACTGGATCTGAGTGCAGATTATAGATTTAGAAATTTGGCAACCTATACCAGTTGGTATGGCAATAACAGAAGCGACCAGACTACAGCAGCTAATGCAGTGTATGGATTACCCGAACTTTACCGCGATCGCATTGCTGATGCTCAACTAGTCGGCTGTCCTGGGGCTTATCCTACAGCCAGTCTGTTAGCACTTATACCACTCTTCAAACAAGGCTTAATTGTCCCCGAAACCGCAATTATTGATGCTAAATCTGGTGCATCAAGTGGCGGTAGACAAGCCAAAACTCACTTATTATTAGCGGAAGCCGATAATTCCCTAGCTGCTTATAGCGTTGCCCGTCACCGCCATACTCCAGAAATCGAGCAAATTTGTAGTGAACTGGCAGGACATGAAGTCACGGTACAGTTTACCCCCCATCTTGTGCCGATGGTGCGGGGAATTTTAGCAACAGTCTACGCCTCACTCCGCGATCCTGGTCTTGTAGGAGATGATTTAACTACAATTTATACAGCTTTTTACCGTAATTCCCCTTGGGTAAAAATTTGTGAAACTGGGATATATCCTCATACCAAATGGGCAAGCGGCAGCAATATTTGTTATATGGGTCTAGAAGTTGACCCGCGAACTGGCCGAGTGATTGTGATGTCAGCTATAGACAACTTAATCAAAGGACAGGCGGGTCAAGCAATTCAGTGTCTCAACATCATGATGGGTTGGGACGAGACATTGGGGTTGCCCAAGTTGGGGTTTTATCCTTAG
- a CDS encoding glycosyltransferase codes for MKIIAWPAFKTKYKNPYNWLLYSHMVEHGVTVEEFTVRKLLCQRYDIFHLHWPIETILRHPNLIVALLRAITMLLAISWAKVRGTKIIWTIHDNSPHSLLHPQLANWFQSNFINQVDGCISHSQVAKQLAEKNIPSLQNISHIVILHGHYRQVYPNKISREAARSSLDIPSDCNLLLFLGYIDYYKNIPHLVKVFQDLDPTDWILLIAGKVEVPELSNHILTLKANSSRIKLHFSFVPDEQLQIYFKAADLVVLPFQEILNSGSALLALSFDAPILVPHKGSMAELQEVVGVEWVKMYPRELTPEILATGLDWAIQEKRSLQPNLDNLEWSDLAKKTIQYFEEICNIKNQIKGNL; via the coding sequence ATGAAAATTATTGCCTGGCCAGCATTTAAAACCAAGTATAAAAACCCTTATAACTGGCTGTTGTATTCACATATGGTTGAGCATGGTGTGACAGTTGAGGAATTTACTGTAAGAAAGTTGCTATGCCAAAGATATGACATCTTCCATCTGCATTGGCCAATTGAAACTATATTGCGTCACCCTAACTTAATTGTGGCTCTTTTGCGAGCAATTACAATGTTGTTGGCTATAAGTTGGGCTAAGGTTAGGGGGACAAAAATTATTTGGACTATTCACGATAATTCTCCTCATTCTCTATTACATCCTCAACTAGCTAATTGGTTTCAGTCTAATTTTATTAACCAGGTGGATGGATGTATTAGTCATAGTCAAGTGGCTAAACAATTAGCAGAAAAAAATATTCCTAGCTTACAGAATATTTCTCATATAGTCATTCTTCATGGTCATTATAGACAGGTTTACCCTAATAAAATTAGCCGTGAAGCAGCTAGATCAAGTTTAGATATTCCCTCTGATTGTAATTTACTACTATTCCTGGGATATATCGACTACTACAAAAATATTCCTCATTTAGTAAAGGTGTTTCAAGATTTAGACCCCACAGATTGGATATTGCTGATAGCAGGTAAAGTTGAAGTTCCTGAACTAAGTAATCATATATTAACTTTAAAAGCCAATAGTTCCAGGATAAAATTACATTTCTCTTTTGTCCCAGATGAACAGTTGCAGATATATTTTAAGGCTGCTGATTTAGTAGTTTTACCTTTTCAAGAGATTTTGAATTCAGGTAGTGCTTTGTTAGCGTTATCTTTTGATGCTCCTATATTAGTACCTCATAAGGGATCAATGGCAGAACTACAAGAAGTTGTTGGGGTAGAGTGGGTGAAGATGTACCCTAGAGAATTGACTCCAGAAATTTTGGCTACAGGGTTAGATTGGGCTATTCAAGAAAAGCGATCGCTACAACCTAATTTAGATAATTTAGAATGGTCAGATTTAGCCAAAAAAACTATTCAATACTTTGAAGAAATTTGTAATATCAAAAATCAGATCAAGGGAAATTTATGA
- the eno gene encoding phosphopyruvate hydratase, whose product MSSNIVDTSIEAIVAREILDSRGRPTIEAEVHLLSGAIGLAQVPSGASTGTFEAHELRDKDKSRYGGKGVLKAVHNVNEILSPELIGLDALDQELIDRTMIAQDGSANKSNLGANAILAVSLATAKAGAESLGIPLYRYLGNPLANLLPVPLMNVINGGAHASNNVDFQEFMIVPIGASSFREALRWGAEVFATLSEVLHDKGLLTGVGDEGGFAPNLESNQVALELLVAAIEKAGYKPGEQVALALDVAASEFYKNGQYVYDGKPHAPTEFIDYLAQLVDQYPIVSIEDGLHEEDWQSWQLLTQKIGSKVQLVGDDLFVTNATRLQKGIQEKAGNSILIKLNQIGSLTETLETIDLATRNGFRSVISHRSGETEDTTIADLAVATRAGQIKTGSLCRSERVAKYNRLLRIEDELGDRAVYAGAVGLGPK is encoded by the coding sequence ATGAGTAGTAACATTGTAGATACTTCTATTGAGGCAATTGTCGCCCGCGAAATTCTTGACTCACGGGGTAGACCAACAATAGAAGCAGAAGTACATTTGCTAAGTGGTGCTATTGGACTAGCACAAGTTCCTAGTGGTGCTTCTACAGGCACATTTGAAGCCCATGAACTACGAGATAAGGATAAAAGCCGTTACGGCGGTAAAGGGGTACTCAAGGCAGTACACAACGTCAATGAGATACTTTCCCCGGAGTTAATTGGCTTGGATGCCCTCGACCAAGAACTGATAGACCGGACAATGATTGCTCAGGATGGTTCGGCGAATAAATCTAACCTGGGAGCAAATGCGATTTTGGCAGTTTCCCTGGCGACTGCAAAAGCTGGGGCGGAATCTTTGGGGATTCCTCTTTACCGCTATTTGGGTAATCCTTTGGCGAATTTGCTACCTGTGCCTTTGATGAACGTCATTAATGGTGGGGCGCACGCTTCTAATAACGTAGACTTTCAAGAGTTTATGATTGTCCCCATCGGTGCATCTTCGTTCCGGGAAGCGTTGCGTTGGGGTGCGGAGGTGTTTGCTACCCTCAGCGAAGTGCTGCATGATAAGGGTTTACTGACTGGTGTCGGTGATGAAGGTGGTTTTGCGCCTAACCTAGAATCTAATCAAGTAGCTTTGGAATTGCTGGTGGCTGCTATTGAGAAGGCTGGTTACAAGCCAGGGGAACAAGTGGCTTTAGCCTTGGATGTGGCTGCTAGTGAGTTTTACAAGAATGGGCAGTATGTCTATGATGGTAAGCCTCACGCACCTACAGAGTTTATTGATTATTTAGCGCAGTTGGTTGACCAATACCCGATCGTCTCCATTGAAGATGGTTTACATGAGGAAGATTGGCAGAGTTGGCAATTACTCACCCAAAAGATTGGTTCAAAGGTGCAATTGGTTGGGGATGACTTGTTTGTAACTAACGCCACTCGGTTACAAAAAGGTATTCAAGAAAAAGCCGGTAACTCCATTTTGATTAAACTCAACCAAATTGGTTCTCTAACTGAGACTTTGGAAACAATTGACTTGGCAACTCGGAACGGTTTCCGGTCAGTAATTAGCCATCGTTCTGGTGAAACCGAAGACACCACAATTGCTGATTTAGCCGTCGCCACCCGTGCAGGACAAATCAAAACTGGTTCTCTGTGTCGTAGTGAACGGGTAGCTAAATACAACCGTTTACTCCGTATTGAAGATGAATTAGGCGATCGCGCAGTTTATGCTGGTGCTGTAGGTTTAGGGCCAAAGTGA
- the rpmB gene encoding 50S ribosomal protein L28: MSRRCELTGKKANNAFAVSHSHRRTKRLQQVNLQSKRVWWPGGNRWVKLKLSTKAIKTLDKLGIEAMAKEAGLNLNHY, translated from the coding sequence ATGTCTCGCCGTTGTGAACTGACCGGTAAAAAAGCAAATAACGCCTTTGCAGTTTCTCACTCTCACCGCCGCACCAAACGCCTTCAGCAAGTTAATCTGCAAAGCAAGCGCGTTTGGTGGCCAGGTGGAAACCGTTGGGTCAAACTAAAGCTATCTACCAAAGCTATCAAAACCCTAGATAAGCTAGGAATAGAAGCAATGGCCAAAGAAGCTGGTCTTAACCTGAATCATTACTAA
- the clpB gene encoding ATP-dependent chaperone ClpB encodes MQPTDPNKFTDKAWEAIVKSQDIVRGYQQQQLDVEHLIIALLEEPTSLAIKILARAEIDPVRLQQQLEAFTQRQTKVGKSDQLYLGRSLDTLLDKAEEIRTGMKDGFISVEHILLAFADDERVGKRVLKGFNADNSKIEASIKAVRGSQKVTDQNPESRYEALQKFGRDLTEQAKSGKLDPVIGRDDEIRRVIQVLSRRSKNNPVLIGEPGVGKTAIAEALAQRIINGDVPESLKNRQLISLDIGSLIAGAKYRGEFEDRLKAVLREVTESNGQIVLFIDELHTVVGTGSNQAGAMDAGNLLKPMLARGELRCIGATTLDEYRKFIEKDAALERRFQQVYVDQPSVENTISILRGLKERYEVHHNVKISDSALVAAATLSARYIADRFLPDKAIDLVDEAAAQLKMEITSKPSELETIDRRLMQLEMEKLSLAGEEKVPAQTRELLERIELEIANLTGKQQNLTNQWQGEKQVLEAISALKKEEDALRVQIEQAERAYDLNKAAQLKYGKLEGVQRDREEKEAKLLELQSQGSTLLREQVTEADIAEIVAKWTGIPVNRLLESERQKLLQLESHLHQRVIGQQEAVEAVSAAIRRARAGMKDPNRPIGSFLFMGPTGVGKTELARALAQFLFDSDDALVRLDMSEYMEKHSVSRLVGAPPGYVGYEEGGQLSESVRRHPYSVVLLDEVEKAHPDVFNILLQVLDDGRITDSQGRTVDFRNTVIVMTSNIGSEHILDVSGDDSKYETMRTRVMEALRSHFRPEFLNRVDDTILFHTLSREEMQYIIRIQLKRVENLLREQKISFEISPAACSLLVEKGYDPVYGARPLKRSIQREIENPIATKLLENTFIAGDTIYIDKGEDGLTFSNKAPVKVTVSSSTVKMLESKEL; translated from the coding sequence ATGCAGCCTACAGATCCTAATAAATTTACTGATAAAGCCTGGGAAGCCATTGTTAAATCTCAGGATATAGTTCGTGGATATCAACAACAGCAATTAGATGTTGAACATTTAATTATTGCCCTATTAGAAGAACCAACTAGTTTAGCGATTAAGATTTTAGCTCGTGCGGAAATAGATCCAGTTCGTTTGCAGCAACAATTAGAAGCTTTTACTCAACGTCAAACTAAAGTAGGTAAAAGTGATCAGCTTTATCTGGGACGCAGCTTAGACACTCTGCTAGATAAGGCTGAAGAAATTAGAACGGGGATGAAAGATGGGTTTATCTCTGTAGAACATATTCTGTTAGCCTTTGCCGATGATGAACGTGTTGGTAAGCGTGTACTCAAAGGTTTTAATGCAGACAATAGCAAAATAGAAGCGAGTATTAAAGCAGTGCGCGGTAGTCAAAAAGTGACAGATCAAAATCCAGAGTCTCGCTATGAAGCTCTGCAAAAATTTGGTAGAGATTTAACAGAACAGGCAAAATCTGGAAAACTCGACCCGGTAATTGGGCGCGATGATGAAATACGCCGGGTGATTCAGGTGTTGTCTCGCCGGAGTAAGAATAACCCTGTGTTAATTGGTGAACCAGGGGTGGGTAAGACTGCGATCGCAGAAGCTCTGGCACAGCGTATCATCAATGGTGATGTCCCGGAATCTCTGAAAAACCGTCAACTCATCTCTTTAGATATTGGTAGTTTGATTGCTGGGGCTAAATATCGGGGTGAATTTGAAGACCGTCTCAAAGCTGTTCTCCGGGAAGTTACGGAATCTAACGGTCAAATTGTTTTATTTATTGATGAATTGCATACTGTTGTCGGTACTGGTTCTAATCAAGCCGGGGCGATGGATGCAGGTAATTTGCTCAAACCCATGCTGGCGCGGGGAGAACTGCGGTGTATTGGGGCGACTACCCTTGATGAATACCGCAAGTTTATTGAGAAAGATGCAGCCCTAGAACGCCGTTTTCAGCAGGTATATGTTGATCAGCCCAGTGTGGAAAATACTATCTCCATTCTGCGGGGGTTGAAGGAACGCTACGAAGTCCACCACAACGTGAAAATCTCAGACTCGGCATTGGTGGCGGCGGCGACTTTATCAGCACGTTACATTGCTGACCGCTTCTTACCAGATAAAGCTATTGATTTGGTGGATGAAGCCGCAGCGCAATTAAAAATGGAGATTACCTCCAAACCATCAGAACTAGAAACCATTGACCGCCGCTTGATGCAGCTAGAAATGGAAAAGCTATCTCTAGCTGGGGAAGAGAAAGTCCCAGCCCAAACTAGGGAGCTTTTGGAACGAATTGAGTTAGAAATTGCTAATTTAACAGGAAAGCAGCAGAATTTAACTAATCAATGGCAAGGTGAAAAGCAGGTTTTAGAAGCCATCAGTGCTTTAAAGAAAGAAGAAGACGCTTTAAGAGTGCAAATCGAGCAAGCCGAACGCGCCTATGATTTGAATAAAGCTGCTCAATTGAAGTATGGCAAATTGGAGGGAGTACAGCGCGATCGCGAGGAGAAAGAAGCGAAGCTGTTAGAATTACAAAGCCAAGGTTCTACTCTCCTGCGCGAACAAGTCACCGAAGCCGACATCGCCGAAATCGTCGCCAAGTGGACAGGTATCCCGGTCAATCGTCTGCTGGAATCAGAACGGCAAAAATTACTGCAACTAGAAAGCCACTTACATCAACGCGTCATCGGTCAACAGGAAGCAGTGGAAGCCGTTTCCGCCGCCATTCGTCGCGCCCGTGCGGGGATGAAAGACCCCAACCGCCCCATCGGTTCATTCTTGTTCATGGGGCCGACTGGTGTCGGTAAAACCGAACTCGCCCGCGCTTTAGCCCAGTTTCTCTTTGACTCAGATGATGCTTTGGTGCGCCTAGATATGTCTGAGTATATGGAAAAACACTCAGTCTCCCGGTTAGTTGGTGCGCCTCCAGGTTACGTAGGCTACGAAGAAGGTGGTCAACTTTCGGAATCTGTTCGCCGTCATCCTTATTCGGTGGTGCTATTGGATGAAGTAGAGAAGGCACACCCCGATGTGTTTAATATTTTGCTCCAGGTGTTGGATGACGGTAGGATTACTGATTCCCAAGGAAGAACAGTAGATTTTCGCAACACAGTTATTGTAATGACCAGTAACATTGGTAGCGAACACATATTAGATGTGTCTGGTGATGACTCCAAGTATGAGACAATGCGGACGCGGGTAATGGAAGCTTTGCGATCGCACTTCCGCCCCGAATTTCTCAACCGCGTTGATGATACAATTCTCTTCCACACCCTCAGCCGTGAGGAAATGCAGTACATCATCCGTATTCAACTCAAGCGCGTGGAAAATCTGCTGCGAGAACAAAAAATCTCCTTTGAAATCTCCCCAGCCGCTTGTAGTTTATTAGTAGAGAAGGGTTATGACCCAGTTTACGGCGCACGTCCCCTGAAGCGATCGATTCAGCGAGAAATTGAAAACCCCATTGCTACCAAGTTATTGGAAAATACCTTTATCGCTGGAGATACAATTTACATTGATAAGGGTGAAGATGGTCTAACTTTTAGCAACAAAGCACCAGTTAAGGTGACAGTTTCATCATCTACTGTAAAGATGTTGGAATCAAAAGAGTTGTAG
- the htpG gene encoding molecular chaperone HtpG — protein MLEQGTISIHTENIFPIIKKSLYSDHQIFLRELVSNAVDAIQKLNMVSRAGEYAGEVGEPEIQIAIDKDKKTLSITDNGIGMTADEVKKYINQVAFSSAEEFIHKYQGKADQPIIGHFGLGFYSSFMVAQKVEIDTLSYKEGAQAVHWSCDGSPQFTLDESPRTTRGTTIILTLLPDEEEYLEAARVQNLVKTYCDFMPVPIKMDGEVLNRQKAPWRESPSNLTKEDYLEFYRYLYPFQEEPLLWVHLNTDYPFIINGILYFPKMRPDVDVAKGQIKLFCNQVFVSDNCEEIIPQFLVPMRGVIDSSDIPLNVSRSALQGDRTVRKIGDYIAKKVGDRLKELYREDREQYISAWKDLGTFVKFGVLNDEKFKKQVEDIIVFRSTAKFGESTTETPAVEVQTEEGDAWQDVKPATSSSPYTTLKDYLERNKKRHENRVLYSTDEASQSTYIELHKNQGLEVLFLDSFIDTHFINFLEREYQDVKFTRVDSDLDNTLLDQDKAGEIVDPTTNKTKSEVVKELFENALNKPKVNIRTEALKSDDPQGTPPAMVLLPEILRRLREMNAMMQQQNAEFPEDHILLVNTAHPLIQNLTSLNQGTIIQGDGQSITNPLVNLICQHVYDLALMSQKGFDAEGMKSFVERSNEVLTKLTEQASK, from the coding sequence ATGCTAGAACAAGGCACTATCAGTATTCATACTGAGAATATTTTCCCGATCATCAAGAAATCTCTTTATTCAGACCATCAGATTTTCTTGCGGGAACTGGTATCTAACGCTGTAGACGCAATTCAAAAGCTAAATATGGTCTCCCGTGCTGGTGAATATGCGGGAGAAGTCGGTGAACCAGAAATTCAAATTGCGATCGATAAAGACAAAAAAACCCTTTCCATTACCGATAACGGTATTGGTATGACCGCCGATGAAGTGAAAAAGTACATTAACCAGGTGGCTTTTTCCAGTGCGGAAGAATTTATTCACAAATATCAAGGGAAAGCAGACCAGCCGATTATCGGTCACTTCGGTTTGGGTTTCTATTCCTCCTTCATGGTGGCGCAGAAAGTAGAAATTGATACCCTCTCCTACAAAGAAGGCGCGCAAGCAGTTCATTGGTCTTGTGATGGTTCACCACAATTCACCCTGGATGAATCACCCCGCACAACTCGCGGTACTACCATCATTCTGACTCTGTTACCCGATGAAGAAGAATATTTAGAAGCAGCACGGGTTCAAAATCTGGTCAAGACTTACTGTGACTTCATGCCAGTTCCCATCAAAATGGATGGTGAAGTTTTAAACAGACAAAAAGCACCTTGGCGGGAGTCTCCCAGTAACCTGACAAAAGAAGATTACTTGGAATTTTACCGTTATTTGTATCCTTTCCAGGAAGAACCGCTACTGTGGGTACATTTAAATACTGACTATCCCTTTATCATCAACGGGATTCTGTACTTCCCCAAAATGCGTCCTGATGTAGATGTAGCAAAAGGACAGATCAAATTATTTTGTAACCAAGTTTTTGTCAGCGATAACTGCGAAGAAATCATTCCCCAATTCCTCGTACCCATGCGGGGTGTGATTGATAGCAGTGATATTCCCTTAAATGTATCTCGCAGTGCCTTGCAAGGCGATCGCACTGTCCGCAAAATCGGCGATTATATAGCTAAGAAAGTAGGCGACAGACTCAAAGAACTATACCGGGAAGACCGAGAACAATACATTAGTGCATGGAAAGACCTGGGTACTTTTGTGAAGTTTGGTGTTCTCAACGACGAGAAATTTAAAAAACAAGTCGAAGACATCATTGTTTTCCGCAGCACAGCCAAATTTGGGGAATCAACTACTGAAACCCCAGCCGTTGAAGTGCAAACAGAAGAAGGCGACGCTTGGCAAGATGTCAAACCTGCTACATCTAGCAGTCCCTACACCACCCTGAAAGACTACTTAGAACGCAACAAAAAACGCCACGAAAACCGCGTCTTATACAGCACCGATGAAGCTAGCCAATCTACTTATATAGAACTGCACAAAAACCAAGGCTTGGAAGTCCTGTTTCTAGACTCCTTCATCGACACCCACTTTATTAATTTCCTAGAACGGGAATATCAGGATGTCAAATTTACACGGGTAGACTCTGACTTAGATAATACCCTGCTTGATCAAGACAAAGCCGGAGAAATTGTTGACCCCACAACCAATAAAACTAAGAGTGAGGTTGTTAAGGAGTTATTTGAGAACGCCCTCAATAAACCCAAAGTCAACATCCGCACCGAGGCGTTAAAATCAGATGATCCCCAAGGTACACCACCTGCAATGGTTCTGTTACCAGAAATTCTGCGTCGCCTGCGGGAAATGAACGCCATGATGCAGCAGCAGAATGCAGAGTTCCCCGAAGATCATATCTTACTGGTAAACACTGCCCATCCCCTGATCCAAAACCTCACCAGCCTCAATCAAGGTACTATCATTCAAGGTGATGGACAATCAATAACAAATCCATTGGTAAACTTAATTTGCCAACACGTTTATGATTTGGCGTTGATGTCTCAAAAAGGATTTGACGCTGAAGGGATGAAATCCTTTGTTGAGAGGTCAAATGAGGTACTTACCAAGCTAACAGAACAAGCTAGCAAATAA